A DNA window from Paenibacillus sp. HWE-109 contains the following coding sequences:
- a CDS encoding nitroreductase family protein — MNYDDFKAIVLERRSVRNFTEQAVSTEDIREIIDCARYAPSDTNSQTWKFVAIRNTDKIKHIEQLTWDQLHSRAADAEQKGLSREARLLVKSFGPYATAFSDAPVLIICLATPYASKFRDRIFDPIQLVEEHVWAEEGIKSSCLASQNLMLAAHARGLATCPMTGPVLLAQDQIRAYLDIPEECQINMVIALGHPKERPGKLARKEIDDILQIID; from the coding sequence ATGAATTATGACGATTTCAAAGCGATTGTTTTAGAACGCCGCAGTGTCCGTAATTTTACAGAGCAAGCCGTTTCTACAGAGGATATTCGTGAAATTATCGATTGCGCCCGCTATGCGCCAAGCGATACGAATTCCCAAACGTGGAAGTTCGTGGCGATACGAAATACAGACAAAATTAAACACATCGAACAACTAACGTGGGATCAACTTCACTCGCGTGCAGCTGATGCAGAGCAGAAAGGCCTTTCCAGAGAAGCACGCTTACTGGTGAAATCATTTGGCCCTTATGCGACTGCCTTCTCCGATGCGCCGGTTTTAATCATTTGTTTGGCAACACCTTACGCGTCGAAGTTCCGCGATCGCATCTTTGACCCGATTCAGCTTGTTGAAGAGCACGTATGGGCTGAGGAAGGCATCAAGAGCTCTTGTCTGGCCTCCCAGAACCTGATGCTCGCCGCTCATGCCAGAGGCTTGGCTACATGCCCTATGACAGGCCCTGTGCTGCTTGCGCAGGATCAGATTCGTGCCTACTTGGACATTCCGGAAGAGTGTCAAATCAATATGGTAATTGCCCTTGGTCACCCCAAAGAGCGTCCGGGGAAATTAGCTCGCAAAGAAATCGATGATATTCTACAAATCATCGATTAA
- a CDS encoding ABC transporter ATP-binding protein, with protein sequence MTTSTPLLQIDRLKTYYPIKKGVLSRTVGHVRAVDDVSLAIYEGETVGLVGESGCGKSTIGRSIVRLEDPFEGRILFQNEDITHISQRALKPIRTRLQIIFQDPFSSLNPRQRINDILAEPFIAHRLVDRHRVQGEVDRLLELVGLPRAYKMRYPHEFSGGQRQRIGIARAISFQPKLVVCDEPVSALDVSIQAQILNLLADLQKELKLTYLFIAHGIGAVQYISTRVAVMYLGKIVEIGNKEQLFKRPKHPYTHILLNAYPAPDPTLRSNKRLIIQGDVPSPVNPPAGCRFHTRCPYVQEFCRHEEPPLTPGAHAVACHFPIN encoded by the coding sequence ATGACAACGAGTACCCCCTTGCTGCAAATCGATCGACTAAAGACATACTATCCAATAAAAAAAGGTGTTTTATCTCGGACAGTGGGACACGTCAGAGCGGTTGACGATGTAAGTCTCGCTATTTATGAAGGGGAAACGGTTGGACTCGTTGGTGAATCGGGCTGCGGCAAATCAACGATCGGCCGCTCGATTGTACGGCTGGAAGACCCTTTCGAAGGCCGTATCCTTTTTCAAAATGAAGATATTACACATATTTCACAAAGAGCACTGAAGCCGATTCGCACTCGTCTGCAAATCATTTTTCAAGACCCATTTTCCTCGCTGAATCCCCGCCAAAGAATCAATGACATCCTGGCTGAGCCCTTCATTGCTCATCGTTTGGTGGACAGACATCGCGTGCAGGGGGAGGTGGATCGGCTGCTTGAGTTGGTTGGTTTGCCGCGTGCCTACAAGATGAGATATCCGCATGAGTTTTCCGGTGGCCAGCGCCAACGGATTGGGATTGCCCGAGCGATCTCGTTTCAGCCTAAGCTGGTTGTGTGTGATGAACCTGTCTCGGCTCTGGATGTATCCATTCAGGCGCAAATTCTGAATTTGCTTGCAGATTTGCAGAAAGAGCTGAAGCTGACTTACTTATTCATTGCTCATGGGATCGGAGCAGTCCAATATATCAGCACACGGGTTGCCGTCATGTATTTAGGCAAAATAGTTGAAATCGGAAATAAGGAACAATTATTTAAACGTCCTAAGCATCCGTACACCCATATCCTGCTGAATGCCTATCCGGCGCCCGATCCAACCTTGCGTTCGAATAAGCGGCTTATCATTCAAGGGGACGTGCCCAGTCCGGTTAATCCTCCTGCTGGCTGCCGTTTTCATACGCGCTGCCCCTATGTTCAGGAGTTTTGTCGACACGAAGAACCGCCGCTGACACCTGGAGCACATGCGGTTGCTTGTCATTTTCCAATAAATTAG
- a CDS encoding MFS transporter: protein MRTSIPIQSDDSLLRLFTFAFFMTMGIVVTFFPLYFDYKGYSKIQIGLLYAIGPLIGIATNLLWGFLSDRFQTIKKIMIILILGQLVTAILVFTAGWFSLLYICLASFFFFQQPVNSLNDSQIMLSIRTSGKSYASFRVYGSIGFAVSAGGFGLLLRHYGTGLTPILCLFTIACTLVIVFLLKDARQGGKKMAFSGVVDILRNRKFIWFLVLVIIMSVSHRFNDGFLALYMRQLGASDSLIGYAWMTSALSEIPVFFFLSKHGHRFKELPLLAFAGIIYALRFFIMSSIQDPSWVIWIQMLHSLTFGIFLFTANRYISQIIPDEYRSSGQAIFAVAWSSIAGLISGTFGGWIFDAAGGSTVYVFAACLSIVATIGFLGTHLFQNNESLPGR, encoded by the coding sequence ATGCGTACGTCTATACCTATACAATCAGATGATTCGCTATTGCGTCTGTTCACGTTTGCTTTTTTTATGACGATGGGAATTGTCGTTACTTTTTTTCCGCTTTACTTTGATTACAAGGGATATTCCAAAATCCAAATCGGTTTGCTCTACGCCATCGGGCCGCTCATTGGCATTGCCACCAACCTATTGTGGGGTTTCCTGAGCGATCGTTTCCAAACGATTAAGAAAATCATGATTATTCTCATCCTGGGGCAATTAGTGACGGCCATCCTTGTGTTTACCGCAGGTTGGTTTTCGCTATTGTACATTTGCTTAGCCTCATTTTTCTTTTTCCAACAGCCTGTAAACTCATTGAATGACAGCCAAATCATGCTCAGTATTCGAACCAGCGGCAAGAGCTACGCTTCCTTTCGGGTTTATGGATCTATCGGCTTCGCTGTGTCTGCAGGAGGATTTGGACTGCTTCTCAGACACTATGGAACAGGGCTTACGCCGATTCTATGCCTATTCACGATCGCGTGTACGCTTGTGATCGTATTCTTGCTCAAAGATGCCCGTCAAGGCGGCAAGAAGATGGCCTTTAGCGGTGTAGTGGATATTCTGCGCAATAGAAAGTTCATCTGGTTTCTGGTGCTCGTTATCATCATGTCGGTCTCTCATCGCTTCAATGACGGTTTCTTAGCCCTCTACATGAGGCAGCTCGGCGCTTCAGATTCGCTCATCGGCTATGCCTGGATGACATCGGCACTCAGTGAAATTCCAGTCTTCTTCTTCCTGAGCAAGCATGGTCACCGGTTCAAAGAATTACCTTTGCTGGCCTTTGCCGGCATCATCTATGCCCTGCGTTTCTTCATCATGAGTTCCATTCAAGATCCTAGCTGGGTCATTTGGATCCAAATGCTGCACAGCCTAACGTTCGGTATTTTTCTTTTCACAGCTAATCGCTACATCAGCCAAATTATTCCCGACGAGTACAGATCCTCGGGGCAAGCCATTTTTGCGGTAGCTTGGTCCAGCATTGCCGGTCTCATTAGCGGAACATTCGGCGGCTGGATATTTGATGCGGCTGGCGGCAGCACCGTCTATGTGTTTGCCGCATGCCTATCCATCGTCGCAACGATTGGATTCCTGGGCACACACCTGTTCCAAAACAACGAAAGTCTGCCAGGCAGGTAA
- a CDS encoding multi antimicrobial extrusion protein MatE — protein MIASTVKENISWKQLISFFLPLGLSATLVTLSHVIINSTLARADNSEMVIASYALPLSLLGLTEKPVVLLRQACSALVRDRISFRAMAAVSSYVFACIILLGLIICYTPVGEWVFLYFFGVERELLETTLSVYRILMYVSIFSGLRCLFHGIIIFNMRTKWLTIGMCVRILAMYLLSLYFITTDNVSSGRVGAIIFLVGMVIEAIVAIWEGSSLLRKVIPEKVPGHPIETKKQIFSFYKPLLYSSVIAVVIGPAINAILGKTTHIHLAISSFAIAGSLTQLVLSFFSYIHQIVLNFYRKDAQNVFRFILLLSFIPGTLIAILAYTALGPWFMTHVMGVNNELMHASLRAMRIFMIMTIVFPWLDYMNGIIMLRGQTKIMVFSQSANAIITILTLFISIVFVPDWNGMIGALAQSVGMLAELVVVVYVLKRTAEDQQPNLFSKNL, from the coding sequence ATGATAGCTTCGACAGTGAAAGAGAACATCTCATGGAAACAGCTCATCTCCTTTTTTCTACCCCTCGGACTTTCGGCAACACTTGTCACCCTCTCGCACGTTATTATTAACAGCACTTTGGCCCGTGCGGATAACTCCGAAATGGTTATCGCCAGCTACGCACTCCCTCTGAGCCTGTTAGGCTTGACAGAAAAACCAGTCGTCCTGCTGCGACAAGCTTGTTCCGCCCTCGTACGAGATCGCATATCCTTTCGCGCGATGGCTGCGGTCAGTTCTTATGTATTTGCCTGCATTATTCTGCTTGGTCTCATTATATGCTACACCCCTGTAGGAGAATGGGTTTTTCTTTATTTCTTTGGCGTAGAACGCGAATTATTAGAAACTACGTTAAGTGTCTATCGCATTCTCATGTATGTAAGTATTTTCTCAGGATTACGCTGCTTATTTCATGGCATTATTATTTTTAATATGCGAACCAAGTGGTTGACGATCGGAATGTGCGTGCGCATCCTCGCGATGTACCTATTGTCCCTCTACTTTATCACAACAGATAATGTCTCCAGCGGACGTGTTGGGGCTATTATTTTTCTTGTAGGCATGGTGATTGAAGCAATTGTCGCTATATGGGAAGGATCGAGTCTGCTGCGCAAGGTGATTCCGGAGAAAGTACCCGGCCATCCGATCGAGACCAAGAAACAGATCTTCAGTTTCTATAAACCTTTGTTGTATTCATCTGTCATCGCTGTTGTCATCGGTCCTGCGATCAATGCGATTTTAGGAAAAACAACGCATATCCATTTGGCGATTTCCTCTTTTGCGATTGCAGGCTCGTTAACCCAACTTGTGCTGAGCTTTTTTTCCTATATTCATCAAATCGTTCTAAACTTCTATCGCAAAGATGCGCAAAACGTCTTCCGTTTCATCTTATTGCTCAGTTTTATTCCTGGAACACTTATCGCCATTCTGGCGTATACAGCACTGGGGCCTTGGTTTATGACCCATGTTATGGGCGTAAACAACGAACTTATGCATGCCAGTCTGCGTGCGATGCGAATATTTATGATCATGACGATAGTGTTTCCTTGGCTGGATTATATGAATGGCATCATTATGCTGCGCGGTCAAACAAAAATCATGGTTTTTTCCCAGTCTGCGAATGCTATAATAACGATCTTAACACTGTTCATTTCCATTGTATTCGTCCCTGATTGGAACGGAATGATTGGTGCATTAGCGCAATCTGTCGGGATGTTAGCCGAACTCGTTGTAGTCGTTTATGTGCTGAAACGAACCGCTGAAGATCAGCAACCAAATCTTTTTTCAAAAAATTTGTAA
- a CDS encoding ABC transporter ATP-binding protein, with protein MTYLLEIDRLQTVFRTGQEEVISVDEISFKLKPGETIGIVGESGCGKSVTSLSVMGLLGQNGRIKQGEIRFDGSNLVDWPESELRRLRGKDVSMIFQEPMSSLNPVLTIGNQLLEMIRQHTSLSRKEAKAYAIQMLRKVGLPRAEDVMDVYPHTLSGGMRQRIMIAMALSCKPKLLIADEPTTALDVTIQAQILELMKELREESGAAIMLITHDLGVVAEMADKVVVMYAGQIVEEADVFTLFREPQHPYTKGLLNSIPRVEGEGERLTAIPGTVPSLQRMPSGCRFHTRCTLATERCQQQQPDLQAIDHEHLVRCWVAQEQAAVQPLIPYPQEVGV; from the coding sequence ATGACGTATTTGCTGGAAATTGACCGGCTCCAGACGGTCTTTCGGACGGGGCAGGAAGAAGTAATATCAGTCGATGAGATTAGCTTCAAGCTTAAACCTGGCGAAACCATCGGCATTGTTGGAGAATCCGGCTGCGGGAAGAGTGTGACTTCGTTATCTGTCATGGGGCTACTGGGTCAAAATGGTCGAATTAAACAAGGCGAGATTCGTTTCGATGGCTCGAACTTGGTTGATTGGCCAGAATCCGAGCTGCGCCGTTTAAGAGGGAAAGATGTGTCTATGATTTTTCAGGAGCCAATGAGCTCATTAAATCCTGTTCTGACCATTGGGAACCAGTTGTTAGAAATGATTCGGCAGCATACCAGCCTCTCGCGCAAAGAAGCGAAGGCTTATGCGATCCAAATGCTTCGCAAAGTCGGACTTCCCCGTGCTGAAGACGTTATGGATGTATACCCCCATACGCTTTCTGGAGGCATGCGTCAACGGATAATGATCGCGATGGCTTTATCCTGCAAGCCCAAGCTGCTCATTGCAGATGAGCCCACGACTGCACTTGATGTGACGATTCAAGCGCAGATTCTGGAACTTATGAAGGAACTTCGCGAGGAGAGCGGGGCTGCGATTATGCTCATAACGCATGATCTGGGTGTCGTCGCTGAAATGGCCGACAAAGTAGTCGTGATGTATGCCGGCCAGATCGTAGAGGAAGCGGATGTGTTCACGCTGTTTCGGGAACCGCAGCATCCCTATACGAAGGGGCTTCTAAACTCCATTCCCCGTGTGGAAGGAGAGGGCGAGCGGCTCACAGCCATTCCTGGCACGGTTCCGTCCCTTCAGCGAATGCCCTCTGGCTGCCGTTTCCATACCCGCTGTACGCTGGCAACTGAGCGATGTCAGCAGCAGCAGCCTGATCTCCAAGCAATCGACCATGAGCATCTTGTGAGATGCTGGGTCGCTCAGGAGCAGGCTGCGGTTCAACCCCTTATCCCATATCCTCAGGAGGTTGGCGTATGA
- a CDS encoding ABC transporter permease, translated as MKLKDYLRLGWDQLQRRRVVTALCTVGIAIGSASIIVALGFGESIQHYSQKQLSFYLKTDEIMIVNQGGDPNSAAALTASKLDLIRTFPHVKSVASFQDLGSFSFTVDDGKQSYLDLKATELSALEDFDAKFQQGGPGDQNNQIVLGYGTTLGVMDSKTIEVRNKLMQQNPSKEQAETFRQMDVLPYPLYQKQLLLKANNDRGQSDNQNGASVKPTMEMTVRVSGVLQKPDGLPAYMLQGNKTAYVSHQTGLKILESLNKATTNGQPRYSEVKVKVDSSTNVKQVDEWIKKLQLNTQTNLFQEDRMKGQFAIIRLLLTGVGLFVLFVASISIVVAMTMSTHQRRRQIGIMKVLGANLNQIRNMFIVESTLLGMLGGFVGILLSYWVIWGINLIIIRFGSTGSGEPAEILFISFWILPVGMFFAIMTGVLSGLYPAVKASRTDALTAIKRE; from the coding sequence ATGAAGCTTAAGGATTACCTTCGTCTTGGCTGGGATCAGCTGCAGCGGCGCAGAGTAGTAACTGCGCTATGTACGGTTGGCATAGCCATCGGTTCCGCCTCCATCATAGTGGCTCTCGGCTTTGGCGAATCGATTCAGCATTACAGTCAAAAACAGTTGAGCTTTTATCTCAAGACAGATGAAATAATGATCGTAAATCAAGGCGGAGATCCAAACAGCGCGGCTGCGTTAACAGCTAGTAAACTCGATCTTATACGTACTTTTCCACATGTGAAATCCGTTGCAAGCTTTCAAGACTTAGGTTCATTCAGCTTTACGGTTGATGATGGCAAACAAAGCTACCTGGATCTTAAAGCAACCGAGTTGAGTGCGTTGGAAGATTTCGACGCCAAATTTCAACAGGGAGGTCCAGGTGATCAGAATAATCAGATCGTGCTAGGCTACGGGACCACACTCGGCGTCATGGATAGCAAAACAATAGAAGTCCGCAATAAACTCATGCAGCAAAATCCAAGCAAGGAACAAGCCGAAACGTTTCGTCAAATGGATGTACTCCCTTATCCGCTATATCAGAAACAACTTCTGCTGAAAGCGAATAATGATCGTGGGCAGTCTGACAACCAAAACGGAGCTTCCGTCAAACCAACGATGGAAATGACAGTTCGTGTGTCAGGCGTACTCCAGAAGCCCGATGGATTGCCCGCATATATGCTGCAAGGCAACAAAACAGCTTATGTCTCGCATCAAACAGGTCTCAAAATCCTAGAGTCGCTAAACAAAGCAACTACGAATGGGCAACCGCGTTATTCGGAAGTCAAAGTGAAGGTCGACAGCAGCACCAATGTGAAGCAAGTGGATGAATGGATCAAAAAGCTCCAGCTGAATACGCAAACTAATTTGTTTCAGGAAGATCGGATGAAAGGCCAATTCGCTATTATCCGTCTGCTGCTCACTGGTGTTGGTCTGTTTGTTTTGTTCGTTGCCTCGATATCGATTGTCGTTGCCATGACCATGTCCACCCATCAGCGGCGCAGACAAATCGGCATTATGAAAGTACTTGGCGCTAATTTAAACCAAATCCGCAACATGTTTATTGTCGAGTCCACTCTGCTCGGCATGCTCGGAGGTTTCGTCGGCATTCTCCTCTCCTATTGGGTGATCTGGGGCATTAATCTCATCATTATCCGATTCGGCTCCACGGGTTCAGGGGAACCCGCGGAAATTTTATTTATCAGCTTCTGGATTCTCCCTGTCGGTATGTTTTTTGCCATTATGACTGGGGTTTTATCCGGGCTGTATCCCGCAGTGAAAGCTTCCCGAACAGATGCTTTAACCGCTATTAAACGAGAATAG
- the opp4C gene encoding oligopeptide ABC transporter permease, with amino-acid sequence MALFEYQLKKGPLQPIFIEVVEDEQVMDSTLRQLWLRFSRHKLAVAGLIVTLLLIVIAILAPLISPHDPKEVTAIFSAKPSTVHWLGTDQVGRDVLSRLIYATRVSLIVGFVTVSLYVTFGTLVGIVSAYFGGWLDMAVMRITDMFMAFPFLMVTLVIISVLGSNMTTIILVLALFSWPGVARLVRGSVLSIKQLDYVKAGVALGLSTPRILFQHIFPNAIGPIIVNATFGIASAIMSEAGLSFLGMGVKPPTASWGNMLTGAQSLTVLTDQPWLWVPPGAMILFTVLAINFVGDGLRDALDARQ; translated from the coding sequence ATGGCTTTATTTGAGTATCAACTGAAAAAGGGTCCCTTACAGCCGATCTTCATCGAGGTAGTGGAAGATGAGCAAGTGATGGATAGCACTTTGCGGCAGCTCTGGCTCCGCTTTTCGAGGCATAAGCTGGCAGTAGCAGGTCTGATCGTTACTTTGCTGCTCATTGTGATTGCCATACTGGCTCCGCTGATCTCTCCGCATGATCCCAAAGAGGTGACAGCGATCTTCTCCGCGAAGCCATCAACGGTACATTGGCTGGGGACGGATCAGGTCGGCCGAGATGTGCTAAGCCGCCTCATCTATGCGACAAGAGTTTCTCTCATCGTCGGGTTTGTTACCGTTTCGCTATACGTAACCTTCGGTACGCTCGTCGGCATCGTGTCCGCCTATTTTGGCGGCTGGCTGGATATGGCTGTCATGCGGATTACGGACATGTTCATGGCCTTTCCTTTTCTGATGGTTACCTTGGTCATCATCAGTGTTCTGGGATCGAATATGACGACGATCATCCTGGTCTTAGCCTTGTTCTCTTGGCCTGGCGTGGCGAGACTGGTTAGAGGCAGCGTGCTGTCGATTAAACAGCTCGATTATGTGAAGGCAGGTGTAGCTCTTGGACTAAGCACACCGCGAATTTTATTTCAGCATATTTTTCCTAATGCAATCGGTCCTATCATTGTTAATGCTACGTTCGGCATTGCCTCAGCGATTATGAGCGAAGCTGGACTCAGCTTTCTGGGCATGGGAGTCAAGCCCCCGACAGCAAGCTGGGGCAATATGCTGACAGGTGCACAGTCCTTGACGGTGCTGACAGATCAGCCTTGGCTCTGGGTTCCGCCGGGGGCGATGATTTTATTTACTGTGCTTGCGATTAATTTCGTAGGAGACGGGCTGCGTGACGCTCTGGATGCCAGACAATAA
- a CDS encoding efflux RND transporter periplasmic adaptor subunit — MRKKKTWILLLSAIIVCGISSFLYVSSHPKQKNAKDMDAASIMNVLQFKVTKEDLINSIEVKGKSSYEKETRVYAPFTGEIKAWNMTDGAQVTKGQLLFELDATPLRSEIASLQTTLKKQKLEADLANFKAAGPQGDSTNVAAGAVGEDDARSRFAAVEARKIQDQLNEVKDSSIQLQLAKKQEKVEQASYIAPEDGIFLFEDSAKIPKSVEESVRIGKIVDLTKLKLVSTVGEFDVFRIKPGMLVQVKVEALKSKKLQGKVEKVSKFAKSGTDQGSGSAQFEVTISLEQSDQLIAGLSLTGTIETERKAGTLVVPTLAVMHEKEIYYVMLQTPQGVERREIEIGMETPEKTEVVKGLNEGDTVVLQ, encoded by the coding sequence ATGAGGAAAAAGAAAACATGGATCCTGCTTCTTTCTGCAATCATCGTATGCGGTATCAGCAGCTTTCTCTATGTTAGCAGCCATCCCAAGCAAAAAAATGCCAAGGATATGGACGCTGCATCGATCATGAATGTTCTGCAATTTAAAGTAACCAAAGAAGACTTGATTAATAGTATTGAAGTCAAAGGGAAATCATCGTACGAAAAAGAAACGCGCGTCTACGCTCCTTTCACAGGCGAAATAAAGGCATGGAATATGACAGACGGCGCTCAAGTGACCAAAGGTCAGCTGTTATTCGAGCTGGATGCCACTCCGCTCAGGAGTGAGATTGCCAGCCTCCAAACAACTTTGAAAAAACAAAAGTTGGAAGCAGATCTGGCCAACTTCAAAGCTGCCGGACCGCAAGGCGATTCAACCAACGTAGCCGCGGGAGCGGTTGGCGAAGATGACGCCAGAAGCCGTTTCGCTGCCGTCGAAGCTCGTAAAATTCAAGATCAGCTCAACGAGGTAAAAGATTCCTCCATTCAGCTTCAGTTGGCTAAGAAGCAAGAGAAAGTGGAACAAGCTTCCTACATAGCCCCGGAAGATGGCATTTTCCTGTTTGAGGATTCTGCCAAAATCCCTAAATCTGTTGAAGAAAGCGTACGAATCGGCAAAATTGTAGATTTAACCAAACTGAAGCTAGTCAGTACGGTCGGTGAGTTCGATGTGTTCCGGATCAAGCCAGGCATGCTGGTGCAAGTCAAAGTTGAAGCACTGAAATCAAAGAAACTCCAAGGCAAGGTTGAAAAAGTATCCAAATTTGCTAAATCCGGCACAGATCAAGGCTCTGGTTCCGCGCAATTTGAGGTTACCATTTCCTTAGAACAAAGCGATCAACTCATCGCCGGCTTAAGCCTCACCGGTACGATTGAAACGGAGCGAAAAGCGGGCACCCTCGTCGTGCCGACATTAGCTGTGATGCACGAAAAAGAGATTTATTATGTGATGCTGCAGACGCCGCAAGGCGTAGAGCGCCGTGAAATCGAAATTGGCATGGAAACTCCGGAGAAAACAGAAGTCGTCAAGGGCCTGAACGAAGGCGATACAGTTGTGCTGCAATAA
- a CDS encoding ABC transporter ATP-binding protein → MLTIAGLSHSFRTGQEETHVLHELNFRVEQGEMVALLGSSGSGKSTLLNLMAGLMKPTQGSILIAGQAIEKMNENRLAEFRRTHIGFIFQSYELIPHLTVRENVELPLVFQSTPGQERKQRAMALLQQVGIGDKSEMFPSQLSGGQQQRVSIARSLITKPAIVFADEPTGNLDTRTEKEIIDLLIDLNQNSGITFVIVTHELEVAARTQRILQLRDGYLQEEHKQEGEAG, encoded by the coding sequence GTGTTAACCATTGCAGGGTTATCTCACAGCTTCCGCACAGGGCAAGAAGAAACCCATGTTCTTCATGAGCTTAATTTCCGAGTAGAGCAAGGAGAAATGGTTGCTTTGCTCGGCAGCTCAGGCTCAGGAAAATCTACGCTGTTGAACTTAATGGCAGGCCTCATGAAGCCTACCCAAGGAAGTATTTTAATCGCTGGACAAGCTATTGAGAAAATGAACGAAAACCGCTTGGCGGAATTTCGACGTACGCATATCGGATTTATTTTCCAATCTTATGAATTAATCCCGCATTTAACCGTCCGCGAGAACGTCGAGCTCCCTTTAGTTTTCCAAAGCACCCCAGGCCAAGAACGCAAACAAAGGGCCATGGCACTCCTGCAGCAAGTCGGTATCGGGGACAAATCCGAAATGTTTCCTTCGCAACTATCCGGGGGACAGCAGCAGCGTGTTAGTATTGCACGTTCCTTGATTACCAAACCAGCGATCGTCTTTGCCGATGAACCTACAGGGAATCTGGATACCAGAACAGAGAAAGAGATTATCGATCTGTTGATAGATTTGAATCAGAATTCGGGCATCACCTTCGTAATTGTCACCCATGAGCTTGAGGTAGCGGCCCGCACGCAGCGTATTTTGCAGCTTCGCGATGGCTATTTGCAAGAAGAACACAAACAGGAAGGTGAGGCCGGATGA